One window from the genome of Cucumis melo cultivar AY chromosome 12, USDA_Cmelo_AY_1.0, whole genome shotgun sequence encodes:
- the LOC103497095 gene encoding uncharacterized protein LOC103497095 isoform X1: protein MNFIGCSCLSYSSETAKMEATDCIYKNSSAPIEARIKDLLSRMTLREKIGQMTQIERTVATPSALGDFAIGSVLNSGGSAPFRGALSSDWADMIDRFQYWAIQSRLGIPIIYGSDAVHGNNNVYGATIFPHNVGLGATRDADLVRRIGTVTALEVRASGVHYAFAPCIAVSRDPRWGRCYESYSEDTEVVRKMTCLVEGLQGKPPAGYPKGYPFVAGRNNVIACAKHFVGDGGTEKGLNEGNTIASYDELERIHMAPYLDCIAQGVSTVMASYSSWNGRPLHADHFLLTQILKNKLGFKGFVISDWQGLDRLSRPRGSNYRLCISAAVNAGIDMVMVPLRYKQFIKDLLFLVESGEIPMTRIDDAVERILRVKFVSGVFEHPFSDRSLLDVVGCKIHRDLAREAVRKSLVLLKNGKDPTKPFLPLDMKAKKILVAGSHADDLGYQCGGWTISWDGMTGRITIGTTILDAIKGAVEDQTEVIYEQNPSAVTLNDQDISFAIVAIGESPYAEFTGDDCKLMIPFNGNDIVKAVASKIPTLVILISGRPLVLEPTVMENAEALIAAWLPGSEGNGITDVIFGDYDFTGRLPVTWFRTVEQLPVHAENNLQDSLFPFGFGLSYDKREVSSVIT from the exons atgaatttcattgggTGTTCTTGTCTAAGCTATAGCTCAGAGACTGCAAAAATGGAGGCCACCGATTGTATCTATAAGAATTCTAGCGCACCCATTGAAGCTCGGATCAAAGACCTTCTCTCCAGGATGACTTTGAGGGAAAAAATCGGCCAAATGACCCAAATTGAGCGTACTGTGGCCACTCCCTCTGCCCTTGGAGATTTCGCCATTG GGAGTGTTCTCAATTCCGGTGGAAGTGCACCTTTCCGTGGAGCTTTGTCGTCGGATTGGGCCGATATGATTGATCGGTTCCAGTATTGGGCGATTCAGTCGCGTCTTGGAATTCCGATTATATATGGGAGTGATGCTGTTCATGGCAATAACAATGTTTATGGTGCTACCATTTTTCCTCACAATGTTGGCCTTGGTGCCACCAG AGATGCTGATTTGGTTAGAAGGATTGGGACAGTAACAGCTCTTGAAGTTAGAGCCAGTGGTGTTCACTATGCATTTGCACCTTGTATTGCT GTATCCAGAGATCCTAGATGGGGAAGGTGCTATGAGAGTTACAGTGAAGATACTGAAGTTGTTAGAAAAATGACTTGTCTAGTTGAAGGGTTGCAGGGGAAACCACCTGCAGGATACCCAAAGGGCTATCCATTTGTAGCTGGAAG AAATAATGTAATTGCATGTGCAAAACATTTTGTTGGAGATGGGGGAACTGAAAAAGGTTTGAATGAAGGAAATACCATTGCATCTTATGATGAGTTGGAGAGGATCCATATGGCTCCTTACCTGGACTGTATAGCTCAAGGAGTTTCAACTGTCATGGCATCTTATTCTAGCTGGAATGGACGTCCGCTTCATGCTGACCATTTTCTGCTgacacaaattttaaaaaataaacttgGGTTCAAG GGTTTTGTTATTTCTGATTGGCAAGGACTTGATCGGCTAAGTAGACCAAGAGGCTCAAACTATCGGTTGTGCATTTCTGCAGCAGTTAATGCTGGAATAGACATG GTTATGGTGCCCCTTAGATACAAACAATTTATCAAGGACTTGCTATTTCTGGTTGAATCTGGGGAGATTCCAATGACAAGGATTGACGATGCTGTTGAACGAATATTGAGAGTGAAGTTCGTTTCTGGTGTTTTTGAACATCCTTTCAGTGATAGATCATTGCTAGACGTGGTTGGTTGCAAG ATTCATCGAGATCTAGCGCGAGAAGCTGTTCGCAAGTCGTTGGTTCTTTTGAAAAATGGCAAAGACCCAACAAAACCGTTTCTACCGTTAGACATGAAAGCCAAGAAGATTCTTGTAGCTGGTTCACATGCTGATGATCTTGGATATCAGTGTGGAGGGTGGACCATATCTTGGGATGGGATGACTGGCAGAATCACAATTG GTACTACCATTTTAGATGCAATCAAAGGAGCAGTTGAAGACCAAACAGAAGTAATTTATGAGCAAAATCCATCAGCGGTCACCTTGAACGATCAAGATATCTCTTTTGCCATTGTGGCTATTGGTGAAAGTCCTTATGCCGAATTCACTGGCGACGACTGCAAGCTTATGATACCCTTCAATGGAAATGACATTGTAAAAGCAGTTGCTAGCAAAATCCCCACTTTAGTGATTTTAATATCCGGAAGACCTCTAGTTTTAGAGCCAACTGTAATGGAGAATGCTGAAGCTCTCATTGCTGCTTGGCTTCCTGGAAGTGAAGGAAACGGAATCACTGACGTTATCTTCGGAGATTATGATTTCACTGGCCGATTACCCGTTACATGGTTTAGAACAGTAGAGCAACTCCCAGTCCATGCTGAAAATAATTTGCAGGATTCATTATTCCCTTTCGGGTTCGGGTTATCGTATGATAAAAGAGAAGTCTCCTCAGTAATTACATGA
- the LOC103497095 gene encoding uncharacterized protein LOC103497095 isoform X4 codes for MNFIGCSCLSYSSETAKMEATDCIYKNSSAPIEARIKDLLSRMTLREKIGQMTQIERTVATPSALGDFAIGSVLNSGGSAPFRGALSSDWADMIDRFQYWAIQSRLGIPIIYGSDAVHGNNNVYGATIFPHNVGLGATRDADLVRRIGTVTALEVRASGVHYAFAPCIAVSRDPRWGRCYESYSEDTEVVRKMTCLVEGLQGKPPAGYPKGYPFVAGRNNVIACAKHFVGDGGTEKGLNEGNTIASYDELERIHMAPYLDCIAQGVSTVMASYSSWNGRPLHADHFLLTQILKNKLGFKGFVISDWQGLDRLSRPRGSNYRLCISAAVNAGIDMVMVPLRYKQFIKDLLFLVESGEIPMTRIDDAVERILRVKFVSGVFEHPFSDRSLLDVVGCKRLLGFSF; via the exons atgaatttcattgggTGTTCTTGTCTAAGCTATAGCTCAGAGACTGCAAAAATGGAGGCCACCGATTGTATCTATAAGAATTCTAGCGCACCCATTGAAGCTCGGATCAAAGACCTTCTCTCCAGGATGACTTTGAGGGAAAAAATCGGCCAAATGACCCAAATTGAGCGTACTGTGGCCACTCCCTCTGCCCTTGGAGATTTCGCCATTG GGAGTGTTCTCAATTCCGGTGGAAGTGCACCTTTCCGTGGAGCTTTGTCGTCGGATTGGGCCGATATGATTGATCGGTTCCAGTATTGGGCGATTCAGTCGCGTCTTGGAATTCCGATTATATATGGGAGTGATGCTGTTCATGGCAATAACAATGTTTATGGTGCTACCATTTTTCCTCACAATGTTGGCCTTGGTGCCACCAG AGATGCTGATTTGGTTAGAAGGATTGGGACAGTAACAGCTCTTGAAGTTAGAGCCAGTGGTGTTCACTATGCATTTGCACCTTGTATTGCT GTATCCAGAGATCCTAGATGGGGAAGGTGCTATGAGAGTTACAGTGAAGATACTGAAGTTGTTAGAAAAATGACTTGTCTAGTTGAAGGGTTGCAGGGGAAACCACCTGCAGGATACCCAAAGGGCTATCCATTTGTAGCTGGAAG AAATAATGTAATTGCATGTGCAAAACATTTTGTTGGAGATGGGGGAACTGAAAAAGGTTTGAATGAAGGAAATACCATTGCATCTTATGATGAGTTGGAGAGGATCCATATGGCTCCTTACCTGGACTGTATAGCTCAAGGAGTTTCAACTGTCATGGCATCTTATTCTAGCTGGAATGGACGTCCGCTTCATGCTGACCATTTTCTGCTgacacaaattttaaaaaataaacttgGGTTCAAG GGTTTTGTTATTTCTGATTGGCAAGGACTTGATCGGCTAAGTAGACCAAGAGGCTCAAACTATCGGTTGTGCATTTCTGCAGCAGTTAATGCTGGAATAGACATG GTTATGGTGCCCCTTAGATACAAACAATTTATCAAGGACTTGCTATTTCTGGTTGAATCTGGGGAGATTCCAATGACAAGGATTGACGATGCTGTTGAACGAATATTGAGAGTGAAGTTCGTTTCTGGTGTTTTTGAACATCCTTTCAGTGATAGATCATTGCTAGACGTGGTTGGTTGCAAG AGGCTATTGGGCTTCAGCTTTTAA
- the LOC103497095 gene encoding uncharacterized protein LOC103497095 isoform X5, with translation MNFIGCSCLSYSSETAKMEATDCIYKNSSAPIEARIKDLLSRMTLREKIGQMTQIERTVATPSALGDFAIGSVLNSGGSAPFRGALSSDWADMIDRFQYWAIQSRLGIPIIYGSDAVHGNNNVYGATIFPHNVGLGATRDADLVRRIGTVTALEVRASGVHYAFAPCIAVSRDPRWGRCYESYSEDTEVVRKMTCLVEGLQGKPPAGYPKGYPFVAGRNNVIACAKHFVGDGGTEKGLNEGNTIASYDELERIHMAPYLDCIAQGVSTVMASYSSWNGRPLHADHFLLTQILKNKLGFKGFVISDWQGLDRLSRPRGSNYRLCISAAVNAGIDMVMVPLRYKQFIKDLLFLVESGEIPMTRIDDAVERILRVKFVSGVFEHPFSDRSLLDVVGCKPHP, from the exons atgaatttcattgggTGTTCTTGTCTAAGCTATAGCTCAGAGACTGCAAAAATGGAGGCCACCGATTGTATCTATAAGAATTCTAGCGCACCCATTGAAGCTCGGATCAAAGACCTTCTCTCCAGGATGACTTTGAGGGAAAAAATCGGCCAAATGACCCAAATTGAGCGTACTGTGGCCACTCCCTCTGCCCTTGGAGATTTCGCCATTG GGAGTGTTCTCAATTCCGGTGGAAGTGCACCTTTCCGTGGAGCTTTGTCGTCGGATTGGGCCGATATGATTGATCGGTTCCAGTATTGGGCGATTCAGTCGCGTCTTGGAATTCCGATTATATATGGGAGTGATGCTGTTCATGGCAATAACAATGTTTATGGTGCTACCATTTTTCCTCACAATGTTGGCCTTGGTGCCACCAG AGATGCTGATTTGGTTAGAAGGATTGGGACAGTAACAGCTCTTGAAGTTAGAGCCAGTGGTGTTCACTATGCATTTGCACCTTGTATTGCT GTATCCAGAGATCCTAGATGGGGAAGGTGCTATGAGAGTTACAGTGAAGATACTGAAGTTGTTAGAAAAATGACTTGTCTAGTTGAAGGGTTGCAGGGGAAACCACCTGCAGGATACCCAAAGGGCTATCCATTTGTAGCTGGAAG AAATAATGTAATTGCATGTGCAAAACATTTTGTTGGAGATGGGGGAACTGAAAAAGGTTTGAATGAAGGAAATACCATTGCATCTTATGATGAGTTGGAGAGGATCCATATGGCTCCTTACCTGGACTGTATAGCTCAAGGAGTTTCAACTGTCATGGCATCTTATTCTAGCTGGAATGGACGTCCGCTTCATGCTGACCATTTTCTGCTgacacaaattttaaaaaataaacttgGGTTCAAG GGTTTTGTTATTTCTGATTGGCAAGGACTTGATCGGCTAAGTAGACCAAGAGGCTCAAACTATCGGTTGTGCATTTCTGCAGCAGTTAATGCTGGAATAGACATG GTTATGGTGCCCCTTAGATACAAACAATTTATCAAGGACTTGCTATTTCTGGTTGAATCTGGGGAGATTCCAATGACAAGGATTGACGATGCTGTTGAACGAATATTGAGAGTGAAGTTCGTTTCTGGTGTTTTTGAACATCCTTTCAGTGATAGATCATTGCTAGACGTGGTTGGTTGCAAG CCCCACCCATAG
- the LOC103497095 gene encoding uncharacterized protein LOC103497095 isoform X2 — MDDRDADLVRRIGTVTALEVRASGVHYAFAPCIAVSRDPRWGRCYESYSEDTEVVRKMTCLVEGLQGKPPAGYPKGYPFVAGRNNVIACAKHFVGDGGTEKGLNEGNTIASYDELERIHMAPYLDCIAQGVSTVMASYSSWNGRPLHADHFLLTQILKNKLGFKGFVISDWQGLDRLSRPRGSNYRLCISAAVNAGIDMVMVPLRYKQFIKDLLFLVESGEIPMTRIDDAVERILRVKFVSGVFEHPFSDRSLLDVVGCKIHRDLAREAVRKSLVLLKNGKDPTKPFLPLDMKAKKILVAGSHADDLGYQCGGWTISWDGMTGRITIGTTILDAIKGAVEDQTEVIYEQNPSAVTLNDQDISFAIVAIGESPYAEFTGDDCKLMIPFNGNDIVKAVASKIPTLVILISGRPLVLEPTVMENAEALIAAWLPGSEGNGITDVIFGDYDFTGRLPVTWFRTVEQLPVHAENNLQDSLFPFGFGLSYDKREVSSVIT, encoded by the exons ATGGATGATAGAGATGCTGATTTGGTTAGAAGGATTGGGACAGTAACAGCTCTTGAAGTTAGAGCCAGTGGTGTTCACTATGCATTTGCACCTTGTATTGCT GTATCCAGAGATCCTAGATGGGGAAGGTGCTATGAGAGTTACAGTGAAGATACTGAAGTTGTTAGAAAAATGACTTGTCTAGTTGAAGGGTTGCAGGGGAAACCACCTGCAGGATACCCAAAGGGCTATCCATTTGTAGCTGGAAG AAATAATGTAATTGCATGTGCAAAACATTTTGTTGGAGATGGGGGAACTGAAAAAGGTTTGAATGAAGGAAATACCATTGCATCTTATGATGAGTTGGAGAGGATCCATATGGCTCCTTACCTGGACTGTATAGCTCAAGGAGTTTCAACTGTCATGGCATCTTATTCTAGCTGGAATGGACGTCCGCTTCATGCTGACCATTTTCTGCTgacacaaattttaaaaaataaacttgGGTTCAAG GGTTTTGTTATTTCTGATTGGCAAGGACTTGATCGGCTAAGTAGACCAAGAGGCTCAAACTATCGGTTGTGCATTTCTGCAGCAGTTAATGCTGGAATAGACATG GTTATGGTGCCCCTTAGATACAAACAATTTATCAAGGACTTGCTATTTCTGGTTGAATCTGGGGAGATTCCAATGACAAGGATTGACGATGCTGTTGAACGAATATTGAGAGTGAAGTTCGTTTCTGGTGTTTTTGAACATCCTTTCAGTGATAGATCATTGCTAGACGTGGTTGGTTGCAAG ATTCATCGAGATCTAGCGCGAGAAGCTGTTCGCAAGTCGTTGGTTCTTTTGAAAAATGGCAAAGACCCAACAAAACCGTTTCTACCGTTAGACATGAAAGCCAAGAAGATTCTTGTAGCTGGTTCACATGCTGATGATCTTGGATATCAGTGTGGAGGGTGGACCATATCTTGGGATGGGATGACTGGCAGAATCACAATTG GTACTACCATTTTAGATGCAATCAAAGGAGCAGTTGAAGACCAAACAGAAGTAATTTATGAGCAAAATCCATCAGCGGTCACCTTGAACGATCAAGATATCTCTTTTGCCATTGTGGCTATTGGTGAAAGTCCTTATGCCGAATTCACTGGCGACGACTGCAAGCTTATGATACCCTTCAATGGAAATGACATTGTAAAAGCAGTTGCTAGCAAAATCCCCACTTTAGTGATTTTAATATCCGGAAGACCTCTAGTTTTAGAGCCAACTGTAATGGAGAATGCTGAAGCTCTCATTGCTGCTTGGCTTCCTGGAAGTGAAGGAAACGGAATCACTGACGTTATCTTCGGAGATTATGATTTCACTGGCCGATTACCCGTTACATGGTTTAGAACAGTAGAGCAACTCCCAGTCCATGCTGAAAATAATTTGCAGGATTCATTATTCCCTTTCGGGTTCGGGTTATCGTATGATAAAAGAGAAGTCTCCTCAGTAATTACATGA
- the LOC103497095 gene encoding uncharacterized protein LOC103497095 isoform X3 — MTCLVEGLQGKPPAGYPKGYPFVAGRNNVIACAKHFVGDGGTEKGLNEGNTIASYDELERIHMAPYLDCIAQGVSTVMASYSSWNGRPLHADHFLLTQILKNKLGFKGFVISDWQGLDRLSRPRGSNYRLCISAAVNAGIDMVMVPLRYKQFIKDLLFLVESGEIPMTRIDDAVERILRVKFVSGVFEHPFSDRSLLDVVGCKIHRDLAREAVRKSLVLLKNGKDPTKPFLPLDMKAKKILVAGSHADDLGYQCGGWTISWDGMTGRITIGTTILDAIKGAVEDQTEVIYEQNPSAVTLNDQDISFAIVAIGESPYAEFTGDDCKLMIPFNGNDIVKAVASKIPTLVILISGRPLVLEPTVMENAEALIAAWLPGSEGNGITDVIFGDYDFTGRLPVTWFRTVEQLPVHAENNLQDSLFPFGFGLSYDKREVSSVIT, encoded by the exons ATGACTTGTCTAGTTGAAGGGTTGCAGGGGAAACCACCTGCAGGATACCCAAAGGGCTATCCATTTGTAGCTGGAAG AAATAATGTAATTGCATGTGCAAAACATTTTGTTGGAGATGGGGGAACTGAAAAAGGTTTGAATGAAGGAAATACCATTGCATCTTATGATGAGTTGGAGAGGATCCATATGGCTCCTTACCTGGACTGTATAGCTCAAGGAGTTTCAACTGTCATGGCATCTTATTCTAGCTGGAATGGACGTCCGCTTCATGCTGACCATTTTCTGCTgacacaaattttaaaaaataaacttgGGTTCAAG GGTTTTGTTATTTCTGATTGGCAAGGACTTGATCGGCTAAGTAGACCAAGAGGCTCAAACTATCGGTTGTGCATTTCTGCAGCAGTTAATGCTGGAATAGACATG GTTATGGTGCCCCTTAGATACAAACAATTTATCAAGGACTTGCTATTTCTGGTTGAATCTGGGGAGATTCCAATGACAAGGATTGACGATGCTGTTGAACGAATATTGAGAGTGAAGTTCGTTTCTGGTGTTTTTGAACATCCTTTCAGTGATAGATCATTGCTAGACGTGGTTGGTTGCAAG ATTCATCGAGATCTAGCGCGAGAAGCTGTTCGCAAGTCGTTGGTTCTTTTGAAAAATGGCAAAGACCCAACAAAACCGTTTCTACCGTTAGACATGAAAGCCAAGAAGATTCTTGTAGCTGGTTCACATGCTGATGATCTTGGATATCAGTGTGGAGGGTGGACCATATCTTGGGATGGGATGACTGGCAGAATCACAATTG GTACTACCATTTTAGATGCAATCAAAGGAGCAGTTGAAGACCAAACAGAAGTAATTTATGAGCAAAATCCATCAGCGGTCACCTTGAACGATCAAGATATCTCTTTTGCCATTGTGGCTATTGGTGAAAGTCCTTATGCCGAATTCACTGGCGACGACTGCAAGCTTATGATACCCTTCAATGGAAATGACATTGTAAAAGCAGTTGCTAGCAAAATCCCCACTTTAGTGATTTTAATATCCGGAAGACCTCTAGTTTTAGAGCCAACTGTAATGGAGAATGCTGAAGCTCTCATTGCTGCTTGGCTTCCTGGAAGTGAAGGAAACGGAATCACTGACGTTATCTTCGGAGATTATGATTTCACTGGCCGATTACCCGTTACATGGTTTAGAACAGTAGAGCAACTCCCAGTCCATGCTGAAAATAATTTGCAGGATTCATTATTCCCTTTCGGGTTCGGGTTATCGTATGATAAAAGAGAAGTCTCCTCAGTAATTACATGA
- the LOC103497096 gene encoding laccase-4, with product MAALWFIRGGLAAVLAVVFCFMSPPPVECLVRHYKFNVVMRKVTRLCSSKPIVTINGKFPGPTIYAREDDTVLVKVVNHVPYNVSIHWHGIRQLRTGWADGPAYITQCPLQTGQSYVYNFTITGQRGTLWWHAHILWLRATLYGAVVILPKLGVPYPFPTPHKELVLILGEWWKSDVEAVVNEAAKSGLAPNVSDAHTINGHPGPVHGCLTRGFSMPVQPGKTYLLRIINAALNEDLFFKVAGHNLTVVEVDAAYTKPFITDTIVIAPGQTTNALLTADLKSGKYAISASPFMDTPIVAVDNVTATATLHYTGTISTTPTSFTGLPPQNATLIATKFTNSLRSLNSKQYPARVSLEVDHSLLFTVGLGVNRCKTCSSGNQLVADINNVTFVMPTISLLQAHYFNIDGVFTDDFPANPPIRYDYTGKQPSNMQTTKGTRLYRLAYNSTVQLVLQDTAMIAPENHPVHLHGFNFFVVGSGLGNFNHKKDPEKFNLVDPVERNTVGVPSGGWVAIRFRADNPGVWFMHCHLEVHTTWGLKMAFVVDNGRGPEESLLPPPSDLPKC from the exons atgGCGGCGCTGTGGTTCATCAGAGGCGGCTTGGCGGCGGTTCTGGCGGTGGTTTTTTGTTTCATGTCGCCGCCGCCCGTGGAATGCCTCGTCCGCCATTACAAATTCAAT GTGGTGATGAGAAAGGTTACGAGACTTTGTTCAAGTAAGCCAATAGTTACTATTAATGGAAAGTTTCCAGGTCCCACTATTTATGCTAGAGAAGACGACACCGTTTTGGTTAAAGTTGTTAACCATGTTCCATACAACGTTAGCATTCATTG GCATGGCATTCGACAGCTGAGGACAGGATGGGCGGATGGGCCGGCCTATATAACACAGTGTCCACTTCAAACAGGACAAAGCTATGTATACAACTTCACCATCACCGGCCAGAGAGGCACTCTTTGGTGGCACGCTCATATTCTTTGGCTCAGAGCCACTCTCTATGGTGCAGTGGTCATTTTGCCCAAACTTGGAGTTCCTTATCCATTTCCCACGCCCCATAAGGAGCTGGTTCTTATATTGG GTGAGTGGTGGAAGTCTGATGTTGAAGCTGTTGTTAATGAGGCTGCTAAGTCTGGTTTGGCTCCTAATGTTTCTGATGCTCACACTATCAATGGTCATCCTGGTCCTGTTCATGGTTGCCTCACTCGAG GATTCAGTATGCCGGTACAACCTGGTAAGACATATTTGCTGCGTATCATCAATGCTGCACTGAATGAAGATCTATTCTTCAAGGTTGCTGGCCACAACCTCACTGTTGTCGAAGTAGATGCTGCATATACGAAGCCTTTCATCACCGACACGATTGTCATAGCACCCGGCCAGACCACAAATGCACTTTTGACCGCCGACCTTAAAAGTGGCAAATATGCTATTTCAGCATCACCTTTCATGGACACCCCCATTGTTGCTGTTGATAATGTGACTGCCACCGCTACTTTACATTACACGGGGACAATTTCTACTACTCCTACCAGTTTCACTGGCCTACCTCCCCAAAACGCTACTCTAATTGCAACAAAGTTCACAAACTCCTTAAGGAGCTTGAACTCAAAACAATACCCTGCTAGAGTATCATTAGAAGTTGATCATTCCTTGCTTTTCACAGTTGGCCTTGGCGTTAACCGTTGCAAAACTTGCTCAAGTGGAAACCAGTTGGTGGCTGATATAAACAATGTGACATTTGTTATGCCAACCATTTCACTCCTTCAAGCTCATTACTTCAATATAGATGGTGTTTTTACTGATGATTTTCCTGCAAATCCACCAATAAGATACGACTATACAGGGAAGCAGCCAAGCAACATGCAGACCACGAAAGGGACTAGGCTATATAGATTGGCTTACAACTCTACGGTTCAATTAGTTTTACAAGACACTGCAATGATAGCTCCAGAGAATCATCCAGTTCATCTTCATGGATTCAACTTCTTTGTTGTTGGAAGTGGCTTAGGAAACTTCAATCACAAGAAAGATCCCGAGAAATTTAATCTTGTTGACCCTGTGGAGAGGAATACAGTGGGGGTTCCTTCTGGTGGATGGGTTGCTATCAGATTCAGAGCTGATAATCCAG GGGTATGGTTTATGCATTGCCATTTGGAAGTGCACACCACATGGGGATTGAAGATGGCATTTGTAGTGGACAATGGCAGAGGGCCAGAAGagtctcttcttcctcctccaaGTGACCTTCCTAAATGTTAG